From the Penaeus vannamei isolate JL-2024 chromosome 20, ASM4276789v1, whole genome shotgun sequence genome, the window CCCGTGAGCTCCGTGTCAGCGAATCCCTTCAGCCAAGTCTTCACTGGGAGCACTGCCCGACCTGTCAGCCCCGTTCGGCATGTCAGCGCTGTCAGCCACGTTAGTCCTGTCAGCGCTGTCAGCCCCGTTAGTCCTGTCAGCGGGCCTATCGGTGTCTTCAGTCCCTTTGGCGTCAGGCGTCCCCACTTGGAGTCCCACAGGGTGTTCCCGTTCCCGATCCGTACGTACAGGCGGGTGAGTAGTTCTGGTACAACGATAggcttttattaattaattacttaatcaatttattcattttaggGGAAAACTAGAGCAGAAAATGTGGATTGAAGGTGAACattaaaagggggaaggaggtttcCAAGATGAACATCAATGGAGGAAGGGTGTTTCTATGGtgaacatttaaacatatatgagGCTTCCATGGTGAACATAAGGGGAGTAAACAAGCTCTAAATGTGAACATCAAAACAGAATAGATGTTTTCACGGTGAACATCAAAGGAGATAAGAAAACCAATGTGAACATCAAAACGCAAAAGATACTTTCAAAGTGAACAGCAACTCAGATGAAAGACATTGAAAGTGAACCTCGACTCAGAGCAAAATCATTCAAAGTGAACATCAAAAACTAGATATTCAagtgaaataacaacaacaacaaataaaaaaaaaatcaagaattcaAAACAAGGATGGATTTTGTGGCAAACATTTGAAGAAAATAGATGTTCATAAGTTAAATTGAAAGGAGGAAGAACTGTTCTCGGAATATCAAAATGAAAGAATTGTGTTCAATGTGAATATCAGAATAGAAAGTTCTATTGAATGCGTATCATAGCAAGAACACGAAGGTGaataaaagagtgaaaagaagtCGTCGAGgtgtatcttttatttatttatatatttttgaaagaATGATTTCAATAAGATTGACGCTAGCTATTTCCAAGAAGGTTTAAAACTTATTACATTTGGTTGTCAGGACGAAAGAACTGGAATATTGCATGAAATATTAATCCTTAGTAAAATTTCACGATTCACTGTGGAAGTTGATGttccgttcacacacacacacacacacacacaaacacacacacacacacacacacacacacacaaacacacacacacacacacacacacacatgtacacacacacacagcacacacacaatacacatacatacagatacacacacacacacacaagaaagcacacacacacacactcacacacacacacacacacacacaaacacaaatacatacagatacacacacacacacacacacacacacataaacacacacacaaacacatacagatacacaccacACCAACCCCAACAACACcaacccacacacgtacacatgaccCCTTCACCTACCTCCCGTCGCGACCCAAATCTTGACCTGAAATGTTCTTCTCCTCAGAAACGTGGCCTTGACCTGACCGTCGAGAAGTTAGCGGAGGCGAGAGACAAGGCGGTCGCACTTCTGGGGAACTTCACTTGCATTTTGGAGAAGTTGGAGATGGTTGGTGGCGGTCCGTTGTGAGAAGGATTTTGGTGTGGATCATGTGAACTTCAATTCTAtgttatctatgtatatctctctcttttcgtctctgtcTATGGTTGAATCTCCGtccagatagacagactgaaagacagacggacagacaactacagtctgtctttctgtctctctctctctctttctctctctctctctctctctctctctctctctctctctctctctctctctctctctctctctctctttctctctctatctttctttctctctcttataccacACCCTTCGAGTATGAGAACATAAGAGAGAACTCATACACAAAGGCCTTGATCTTCCATCCAATCACGTTCGTATTTGTATGTATCCGCgtgtctacttgtgtgtgtgcgtgtgtgtgtgtttgtgtgtgtgtgtgcgtgtgtgtgtgtgtctgtgtgcgtgttttgtgtacgAATGGGACTTGAGCAAGCAACTTATCTCATTACTTCGACTCCTCAGGTGGACGCTAACTTAGAGATCAATCACGAAGTTCTGGCAGCGAATGCCTTTAGGCTGCCTGTGGCCGGGGATCTGAAGGCCGACCTCGTCCAAGCGGTCAATTATTGCAGAGACTTGACGGTAAGGTCCTCCTCGAGTTTCAGGTTCTGTTGTTTGTGTTGGCTGTCTGCTTGTTGGTTTGGTGGTagaatttgtgtgtattttgggtTTGGGTGTATgttgttctttgtgtttgtttcttcgctttatcctactttctttcttcctacttctcttatCCTTCGCttgcttttccctctccccctcctcacattttcacttcctctctcttcttcacttatacaatctttcttctccatttatttcgtccctctttctccaccttttcctttctttttcctttcatccaACTTCCCCCTTAAATTttggctctctccctcctctctcctttttccttctccataaACTCATCCGCTTTCAAGATTTTAttgcctccttcttccctccaccttctccaacctccccaccacatctccaacctcccctctacctctccaacttcccctccacttctccaaccttccctctgcttctccaaccttccctccgcttctccaaccttccctccacttctccatccttccctccgcttctccaaccttccctccgcttctccaaccttccctccgcttctccaaccttccctccgcttctccaaccttccctcccttctcaaccttcctccttctccgaagccttccctccgcttcttccaaccttccctccaagcttctccaaccttccctcgcttctcctaaccccttccctccgcttctccaaccttccctccgcttctccaaccttccctccgcttctccaaccttccctccgcttctccaaccttccctccgcttctccaaccttccctccgcttctccaaccttccctccgcttctccaaccttccctccgcttctccaaccttccctccgcttctccaaccttccctccgcttctccaaccttccctccgcttctccaaccttccctccgcttctccaaccttccctccgcttctccaaccttccctccgcttctccaaaccttctccttcctccgcttctccaaccttccctccgcttctccaaccttccctccgcttctccaaccttccctccgcttctccaaccttccctccgcttctccaaccttccctccgcttctccaactttccctccgcttctccaaccttccctccacttctccatccttccctccgcttctccaaccttccctccgcttctccaaccttccttccgcttctccaaccttccctccgcttctccaaccttccctccgcttctccaaccttccctccgcttctccaaccttccctccgcttctccaaccttccctccctgcttcctccaaagccttcccctccgcttctccaaaccttccctccgcttctccaagccttcctcctccgcttctccaaccttccctccgcttctccaaccttccctccgcttctccaaccttccctcccggcttctcccaaccttccctcctgcttctcccaacctttccctcctgcttctttcccacctcttccctccagcTTCTCCAACCTCTCCACCACTTCTTCAAgctccccttctgcctcctcctagccctccccaccactctctccaatctcccctccactactccaacccctcccaccaCTTCTTCAACCCCCCCTTTtgcctccccaaccttccccaaccacctctccaactctcccaaaccactcctcctcctcctccaccacctcctcctgcacctccgtATCCTCCacttctccaacctcccctccacctctccaacctcctctccaCCTGTCCaacctccccttcgcctctccaacttccccaacatccccaccacttctccaacctcccctctcccacagCGCTGCCTGCCGCTGGAGAAGACCCGCTCGCCGGTGCCGCACCAGCTCCAACGCGCGATCGCCTTCATCAAGTGCGAGAAGGACGCCCGGTTCCTGGCCTGCCTCAAGCACGGCCTGCGGAAGGACGTCGACCACTTCGGCCTCAGTCTCCTGCCGGGCTACAGCGGCGGTTCCGACGACCTGGAGCGCCTGCTGGAGCTGCTGCTGCAGTCGGAGTCGGCCTACGAGCTGGAGCTGCTCTGAGGAATTTGTTTGGAAGagaaagttatgtatatatacatatatacatacatatatatgcgtatatatatatatatatagtatacatatatatatatatatatatatatatatatatatatatatatatatatatatatatatatagagagagagagagagagagagagagagagagagagagagagatgagagagagagagagaaagagagagagacagagagaaagagagagagagagagagagtcagaagagGGTGGGATAAcctgaataaaaaagagacatgGGCGATGAGACATGAAGCgaagtacaaacaaacaaacacaaacacatacaccacgCTAACATGTACACAAGTAATCCCACGCGCAGAAATGTACAAAAACACTCGTgaacacacatccacagacaccAGATCAAACATTGTCCATAACCAAAATCACAGTATTCCCAAAGTACTAACAACATAAATGACAAATGTTGGGAAAACGGTCTTACATGAATGCCTAGTTACTGTGTACCTTCCCCAACCTGAGTCAACCATGgacctctgtatatgtatattctcccTATTGAAGACTAGGGCCCCCAGAGGACTCCTCATCAGTCTCTGTTTCAGCGCTTATGAAATGAGCAAAAGTGCAGTATTGCTAACTGGAATTAATGAAAGGATTATTAATGTTGGACGcacgaaaaaagacaaagagtgtGTTAGTAAGGGAGTGGATCAGAAAGGAAATACaatgaaggaggaatagaggaaagacaaggaagatTAGTGTGAATTTGGCTGTAAAAATTATAATTCTACAGAAAAAGGATCGAGACAAGGAAGTCATGATAGGAAGTTTTAGGATCCGATTCAAAATCCTTATTGTTTTGCATTtactataagagagagagagagagagatgagagagagagagagagagagagagagagagagagggagagagagaagagagagagagaagcgaaagagaaagagagagagagagagaagaaatagaaagagagagagagagagagagagagagagagagaaatagaaagagagagagagagagagagagagagagagagagagagagagagagagagagagagagagagagagagagagagagagagagagagagagagagagagagagagaaagagagattgaaagagagagagagagattgaaagagagagagagagagatagagagagagggagagagaaagagaaagagaaagagccagagagagagccagagagagagccagagagagagagagagagagagagagagagagagagagagagagagatgagagagagatgagagagagagagagagagagagagagagagagagagagagagagaatataaatgcatgtgtgtgagacACAAATGcaacgaagaaaagaggaagaaagttgaAATTATAACAATCTAATGCATTCATATTCAAGATAAGACTCCCCTCCTACATTAAATGACCACAAAtttattcatgcacatatatatgtacacatacacatacacatgaaatatatcaataaatagatatatatgaatccacacacacacacacacatacatacacaaattatacatatatgaatatatggaaacgtatatatatatatatatatatatatatatatatatatatatatatatatatatatatatatatatatataaagtatatatatatatatatatatatatatatatatatatttatatatatatatatatatatatatatgtatatatataaagtatacatacatatatatatatatatatatatatatatatatatatatatatatatatatgcacatatgtatatatgtatatatatatatgtatatatgtatatatgcatatatatatatatatatatatatatatatgtatataatataatatatatattatatatctttatatatgtatata encodes:
- the LOC138865223 gene encoding uncharacterized protein, with translation MLVFVLFLLACLGSFSKSQEMFFKKYAYTKVMSECLGESVYKDYKQRVYEAKRECSGLAGLETDPLDPLLSSPPFSAFGPFSVTQNGFSSTDSPFPSSTLGPVSSVSANPFSQVFTGSTARPVSPVRHVSAVSHVSPVSAVSPVSPVSGPIGVFSPFGVRRPHLESHRVFPFPIRTYRRKRGLDLTVEKLAEARDKAVALLGNFTCILEKLEMVDANLEINHEVLAANAFRLPVAGDLKADLVQAVNYCRDLTRCLPLEKTRSPVPHQLQRAIAFIKCEKDARFLACLKHGLRKDVDHFGLSLLPGYSGGSDDLERLLELLLQSESAYELELL